Proteins co-encoded in one Pseudomonadota bacterium genomic window:
- a CDS encoding tetratricopeptide repeat protein, whose protein sequence is MAFALLSAQPALADFDAGMAAYKAGDYVAALPEMQAAAEGGHARAQYALGSMHNEGKGVPPDRALAVDWWQKAAMQNHAQAQFALGVAYSSGSGVTKDNIAAHMWFSLAAAQGKKNAERLLKVIVRQMTPEDIAEAERRAEEWRAAT, encoded by the coding sequence TTGGCGTTCGCGTTGCTATCCGCGCAGCCGGCGCTGGCCGATTTCGACGCTGGCATGGCAGCGTATAAGGCTGGCGATTATGTGGCAGCGCTGCCGGAGATGCAGGCTGCCGCGGAGGGCGGCCATGCGCGGGCGCAATATGCGCTCGGCAGCATGCATAACGAAGGCAAAGGCGTCCCGCCGGATCGCGCGTTGGCGGTAGACTGGTGGCAAAAGGCGGCGATGCAGAACCATGCGCAGGCGCAATTTGCGCTGGGCGTGGCATATTCGAGTGGCTCGGGCGTCACCAAGGATAATATCGCCGCCCATATGTGGTTTAGCCTGGCGGCGGCGCAAGGTAAGAAAAACGCCGAACGCTTGTTGAAGGTGATCGTTCGGCAAATGACGCCGGAGGATATCGCCGAAGCCGAACGCCGCGCTGAAGAGTGGCGGGCCGCGACCTAG
- the recQ gene encoding DNA helicase RecQ, which produces MTAVDSHSHKHHILKDVFGFDAFRPGQEEVVDAVLGGEDVLAVMPTGAGKSLCFQVPSLALGGLTIVVSPLVALMQDQVMALKLAGVAADSINSAATRADNVNVWQRAAAGETRLLYMAPERLMTERMLDALSRLPVTLFAVDEAHCISQWGPAFRPEYEMLGDLKSRFPGVPIAAFTATADEVTRRDIAKRLFTGPARIFVAGFDRPNILLGVEVKDQWKRQLLEFLKDREGESGIVYCLSRKKTEEAAGYLNEHGFNALAYHAGMEAGTRAANQNRFLAERGIIIVATIAFGMGIDKADVRFVFHTDIPASIEAYYQEIGRAGRDGHPAEARMLFGLGDMRMRRMFIEDEASDAERKRREHKRLDALISYCESPGCRRRVLLTHFGEQPEPCGNCDMCLNPLELADGTAHAKLALAAVVATGERFGAAHIIDVVRGGQTEKTGSFGHDRLDLFGKGAALSRREWQSILRQIVAAGFLRLDIGGYGGLKLTPASQALMAGDSEFHYRQDTIKLKAERKPKVAREAIADFTDSEVLLLDRLKQLRRDLAQERGVPAYVIFSDRSLQEMARRQPHTVDEFANIHGVGEAKLRDLAETFLIAIAEDSAMAEL; this is translated from the coding sequence ATGACAGCGGTCGATTCCCATTCGCATAAGCACCACATCCTGAAAGACGTGTTCGGTTTCGACGCCTTCCGCCCGGGCCAGGAAGAAGTGGTCGACGCCGTGCTGGGCGGCGAGGATGTCCTCGCCGTGATGCCGACCGGAGCCGGAAAATCGCTGTGTTTCCAGGTGCCGAGCCTGGCGCTCGGCGGCCTTACCATTGTCGTCTCGCCGCTGGTGGCGTTGATGCAAGACCAGGTGATGGCGCTGAAGCTCGCCGGCGTCGCGGCGGACAGCATCAACTCCGCGGCCACGCGCGCCGACAATGTCAACGTCTGGCAACGCGCCGCCGCCGGCGAAACGCGGCTTCTCTATATGGCGCCGGAGCGCCTGATGACAGAACGCATGCTGGACGCGCTCAGCCGCCTGCCGGTCACGCTGTTCGCGGTCGATGAGGCCCATTGTATTTCCCAGTGGGGCCCCGCCTTCCGCCCTGAATATGAGATGCTGGGCGACCTGAAATCCCGCTTTCCGGGCGTGCCGATCGCCGCCTTTACTGCCACGGCCGATGAGGTCACCCGGCGCGACATCGCCAAGCGCCTGTTTACCGGCCCGGCGCGCATCTTCGTCGCCGGCTTCGACCGCCCCAACATTCTGCTCGGCGTTGAGGTCAAAGACCAATGGAAGCGCCAACTGCTTGAATTCCTGAAAGACCGCGAGGGCGAGAGCGGCATCGTCTATTGCCTGTCACGCAAGAAAACCGAGGAAGCGGCGGGCTATCTCAACGAACATGGCTTCAACGCCTTGGCCTATCATGCCGGCATGGAGGCCGGCACCCGCGCCGCCAACCAAAACCGCTTTTTGGCCGAGCGCGGCATCATCATCGTCGCCACCATCGCGTTCGGCATGGGCATCGACAAAGCGGATGTGCGCTTCGTCTTCCATACCGACATACCAGCCAGCATCGAGGCCTATTACCAGGAAATCGGCCGCGCCGGGCGTGACGGCCATCCCGCCGAGGCGCGCATGCTGTTCGGCCTCGGCGATATGCGCATGCGGCGTATGTTTATCGAGGACGAGGCCAGCGACGCGGAACGCAAACGGCGCGAGCATAAGCGCCTCGACGCGCTGATCTCCTATTGCGAATCACCGGGCTGCCGGCGCCGCGTGCTGCTCACCCATTTCGGCGAACAGCCGGAGCCCTGTGGCAATTGCGACATGTGCTTGAATCCGCTGGAACTGGCCGATGGCACCGCCCATGCCAAACTCGCCCTGGCCGCTGTCGTGGCAACCGGCGAGCGCTTTGGCGCCGCCCATATCATCGACGTGGTGCGCGGCGGCCAAACCGAAAAAACCGGCTCTTTCGGCCATGACCGGTTGGACCTGTTCGGCAAGGGCGCGGCGCTCAGCCGGCGCGAATGGCAATCGATCCTCCGTCAAATCGTCGCCGCTGGGTTTCTGCGCCTCGACATCGGCGGCTATGGCGGCCTCAAGCTGACACCCGCGAGCCAAGCGCTGATGGCAGGTGACAGCGAATTCCACTACCGCCAGGACACGATAAAGCTGAAGGCCGAGCGCAAACCGAAGGTGGCGCGCGAAGCCATAGCGGATTTTACGGATAGCGAAGTGCTGTTGCTCGACCGCCTCAAACAACTGCGCCGCGACCTCGCCCAGGAACGCGGCGTGCCGGCCTACGTCATCTTCTCCGACCGCTCGCTACAAGAGATGGCGCGCCGCCAACCGCACACAGTGGACGAATTCGCCAATATCCACGGCGTCGGCGAAGCCAAACTGCGCGACCTAGCGGAGACATTCCTCATCGCCATCGCCGAGGACAGCGCGATGGCGGAGCTGTAA